In the Rhizobium sp. CB3090 genome, one interval contains:
- a CDS encoding LysR family transcriptional regulator ArgP, with translation MIDYPALRVLFAVVQTGSFEKAAAVLNVTPSAVSQRIKQLEERVGTALVIRGTPCIATEQGDWLCRHMENVGILESELLEHLPSLGERGKLQQRVTLQVATNADSLGTWFLEAAARFAKTSDYLLNVSVDDQDYTAEWLQRGRVIAAVTSMEQPISGCRRYSLGAMRYHATASPDFVRRYFPDGVTPDAIASAPSLIFSQKDRLQIDWLQRVFGGIDSNVPTHWLPSTQGFVEASLRGMGWGMNPVHLVQDHLRAGRLIELVPDTPLDVTLYWQISRLAADRLALLTQTVIDVAKRSLIPS, from the coding sequence ATGATCGACTATCCGGCTCTTCGCGTTCTCTTCGCCGTCGTTCAAACCGGCAGCTTCGAAAAAGCGGCAGCGGTACTGAACGTCACGCCCTCGGCCGTTTCTCAACGGATCAAGCAACTTGAAGAGCGGGTCGGCACCGCACTTGTCATCAGAGGAACGCCCTGCATCGCCACGGAACAAGGCGACTGGCTTTGCCGGCACATGGAAAACGTCGGCATTCTGGAAAGCGAATTGCTCGAACATCTCCCCTCTCTCGGCGAGCGTGGAAAACTTCAGCAGCGGGTCACGCTTCAGGTCGCGACGAATGCCGATAGTCTTGGAACCTGGTTTCTGGAAGCAGCGGCTCGCTTCGCCAAAACGTCCGACTATCTTCTCAACGTTTCGGTTGACGATCAGGATTACACGGCGGAATGGCTTCAGCGCGGAAGGGTCATTGCTGCCGTCACCAGCATGGAGCAACCGATTTCCGGATGCCGCCGGTATTCCTTGGGCGCCATGCGCTACCATGCAACGGCGAGCCCCGACTTTGTTCGGCGGTACTTTCCGGACGGCGTGACGCCGGATGCCATAGCCTCAGCACCTTCATTGATCTTCAGTCAGAAGGATCGCCTTCAAATCGATTGGCTCCAACGTGTGTTCGGAGGAATTGACAGCAACGTGCCAACACACTGGCTGCCCTCCACACAGGGTTTCGTGGAAGCAAGCTTGCGAGGGATGGGATGGGGAATGAACCCGGTTCATCTCGTTCAAGACCATCTTCGGGCCGGGCGGTTGATCGAATTGGTGCCGGACACGCCGTTGGATGTCACCCTCTACTGGCAGATCAGCCGCCTCGCCGCAGACCGGCTTGCGCTACTGACCCAAACCGTCATCGACGTGGCAAAAAGATCGCTGATTCCGTCCTGA
- a CDS encoding LysE/ArgO family amino acid transporter — translation MAFSTYFTGMTMGLSLIVAIGAQNAFILRQGLRHEYVFAVCLACALSDAILIVIGVTSLKQVVEVLPWLDPAMRYGGTAFLVWYGAKSLLSAIRSTGALSVTNSSSASFRRTMAMCLALTWLNPHVYLDTIVLLGTVATRFPGHQAAFAAGAMTGSLLFFFSLGYGATRLKPIFSRPASWRILEAIIACIMWLIAFKLLGGM, via the coding sequence ATGGCCTTTTCGACATATTTTACCGGAATGACGATGGGGCTCAGTCTCATTGTCGCGATCGGCGCGCAGAATGCGTTCATTCTTCGCCAAGGTCTGCGCCACGAATATGTCTTCGCGGTCTGCCTTGCTTGCGCCCTGTCGGACGCCATTCTCATCGTCATAGGGGTCACAAGTTTAAAGCAGGTCGTCGAGGTGCTGCCGTGGCTCGATCCTGCCATGCGTTATGGCGGAACGGCATTCCTCGTCTGGTATGGGGCCAAAAGCCTGTTATCGGCGATACGATCCACGGGCGCTCTGTCGGTGACGAACAGCAGTTCGGCGAGCTTCCGCAGGACCATGGCCATGTGCCTCGCGCTGACCTGGCTCAATCCTCACGTCTATCTCGACACCATCGTGCTTCTCGGGACGGTCGCGACACGCTTTCCTGGGCATCAGGCGGCGTTTGCCGCAGGGGCTATGACGGGCTCGCTCCTGTTCTTCTTTTCACTGGGATACGGCGCGACCCGACTTAAACCTATCTTTTCACGGCCAGCCTCCTGGCGCATTCTCGAGGCCATCATCGCCTGCATCATGTGGCTGATCGCTTTCAAACTTCTCGGCGGAATGTGA
- a CDS encoding dihydrodipicolinate synthase family protein, with amino-acid sequence MALFHGLSAFPITPTDEHGVIDTAALARLLTRIAAAKADSIGLLGSTGGYMFLSRDQRRRAVDAAMSAVGGKIPVIVGVGAMRTDEAQALARDAMQAGADALLLAPVSYTPLTDDEVYEHFAAVADAGQLPLCIYNNPGTTKFTFSNKLIARLAKVANIEAVKMPLPSGGDLRSELESLRSETQSGFAIGYSGDWGAADALLAGADAWYSVVAGLLPAEALALTRAAQSGDIEKARTINGAFEPLWSLFKEFGSFRVMFAIADALDLGRFEPPRPVLRLTASARQRVTEALNMLGSVSGL; translated from the coding sequence ATGGCGCTTTTTCACGGTCTTTCGGCTTTTCCGATCACGCCAACCGACGAGCACGGCGTCATCGATACCGCTGCGCTGGCCAGGCTTTTGACACGCATCGCCGCAGCGAAGGCTGACTCGATCGGCCTGCTCGGGAGCACGGGCGGGTACATGTTTCTGTCTCGCGATCAACGACGTCGCGCCGTCGATGCGGCGATGTCGGCTGTCGGAGGAAAGATACCGGTCATCGTTGGTGTCGGGGCGATGCGTACGGATGAGGCTCAAGCCTTGGCACGCGATGCCATGCAGGCAGGAGCGGATGCGCTCCTCCTCGCACCGGTTTCATACACGCCGCTCACCGATGATGAGGTCTATGAACACTTCGCAGCCGTCGCCGACGCCGGTCAGCTTCCCTTGTGCATCTACAATAATCCCGGCACCACGAAGTTCACATTCAGCAACAAGCTGATCGCCAGGCTGGCAAAGGTCGCGAACATCGAGGCCGTGAAGATGCCATTGCCATCCGGCGGGGATCTCAGGTCAGAGCTTGAGAGCCTGAGATCGGAAACGCAATCCGGCTTCGCGATAGGCTATAGCGGCGATTGGGGCGCTGCCGACGCTCTGTTGGCAGGAGCAGACGCCTGGTACAGCGTCGTTGCCGGGCTTTTGCCCGCCGAAGCGCTCGCTTTGACGAGAGCGGCACAAAGCGGTGATATCGAGAAGGCGCGAACCATCAACGGAGCATTCGAGCCGCTGTGGTCGCTGTTCAAGGAATTCGGCAGCTTCCGCGTCATGTTCGCGATTGCAGACGCCCTCGATCTTGGCAGGTTCGAGCCGCCTCGTCCCGTTCTCAGGCTCACGGCGTCAGCACGGCAGCGCGTTACAGAGGCGTTGAATATGCTGGGTTCGGTGTCGGGCCTATAG
- the yidC gene encoding membrane protein insertase YidC, with translation MENNRNYFIAIALSVLIVLAWQFFYMNPRLEAQRQAEQAAKLQQQTQQAQTTQTQTQTTAAGTAVNGSLPANGQTAPTTLDRAQSVAKTSSSRVVIDTPALAGSINLEGARLDDLQLKTYHETVDKSSPIITLFSPADTKDGYFTELGYIGSDATGAVPGPSTVWTLASGDKLTEKTPVTLSYTNDKGITFTRTISVDDHYMFTITDKIANAGQAPVSLSSYGRVTRYNKPTTPTAYVLHEGFIGVIGDDGLIETKYTAAEKEAVNPAKATGGWLGITDKYWAATIVPPQSTAYDAHFSHFTDGQPRYQADYKQDAVTIAPGQSQELKSLVFAGAKEVPVIDRYETSYSIPRFDRLIDWGWFYFITKPMFKLMDFFFHFFGNFGVAILCTTIVVKALFFPLASKQYASMANMKRMQPKMEELKAKFGDDRMGLQQATMQLYKEEKINPIAGCWPVLLQIPIFFSLYKVIYITIEMRHAPFFGWIQDLSAPDPTSIVNLFGLLPFAAPAILHLGVWPLIMGVTMFLQMRMNPTPPDPTQAMIFNWMPLVFMFMLSSFPAGLVIYWAWNNTLSVIQQSIIMKRHGVKVELFDNLKGLFKRKPAPSK, from the coding sequence ATGGAAAATAACCGCAATTACTTCATAGCAATTGCCCTGTCTGTGCTGATCGTCCTCGCCTGGCAGTTTTTCTACATGAACCCGCGCCTCGAAGCGCAGCGCCAGGCCGAACAGGCCGCCAAGCTGCAGCAGCAGACGCAGCAGGCTCAGACGACGCAAACGCAGACGCAGACCACTGCCGCAGGCACCGCCGTAAACGGCTCGCTGCCGGCAAACGGCCAGACCGCACCGACGACACTCGACCGCGCTCAATCGGTTGCCAAAACGTCGTCCTCGCGCGTCGTCATCGACACGCCCGCGCTTGCCGGTTCCATCAACCTGGAAGGCGCCCGCCTCGACGATCTGCAGCTCAAGACCTATCACGAGACGGTCGACAAGAGCAGCCCGATCATCACGCTCTTCAGCCCGGCCGACACCAAGGACGGCTATTTCACTGAGCTCGGTTATATCGGCAGCGATGCGACCGGGGCGGTTCCCGGCCCATCCACCGTCTGGACCCTTGCGAGCGGCGACAAGCTGACCGAGAAGACGCCGGTGACGCTCTCCTACACGAACGACAAGGGCATCACCTTTACCCGCACCATTTCCGTCGACGATCATTACATGTTCACGATCACCGACAAGATCGCCAATGCAGGTCAGGCGCCCGTGTCGCTGTCGAGCTATGGCCGGGTGACCCGTTATAACAAGCCGACCACGCCGACGGCCTATGTCCTGCATGAAGGCTTCATCGGCGTCATCGGCGACGACGGCCTGATCGAGACCAAATATACCGCCGCCGAAAAGGAAGCCGTCAATCCGGCGAAGGCAACCGGCGGCTGGCTCGGCATCACGGACAAGTACTGGGCCGCGACGATCGTGCCGCCGCAGTCGACGGCCTACGACGCCCATTTCTCGCATTTTACCGATGGCCAGCCGCGCTACCAGGCCGACTATAAGCAAGACGCCGTCACCATCGCGCCCGGCCAGTCGCAGGAGCTTAAGAGCCTGGTCTTCGCCGGCGCCAAGGAAGTGCCGGTCATCGATCGCTACGAGACGAGCTATTCGATCCCGCGCTTCGACCGCCTGATCGACTGGGGCTGGTTCTATTTCATCACCAAGCCGATGTTCAAGCTGATGGATTTCTTCTTCCATTTCTTCGGCAATTTCGGCGTCGCCATCCTCTGCACGACCATCGTCGTCAAGGCGTTGTTCTTCCCGCTCGCCAGCAAGCAATATGCCTCGATGGCAAACATGAAGCGCATGCAGCCGAAAATGGAAGAGTTGAAGGCCAAGTTCGGCGACGATCGCATGGGCCTGCAGCAGGCGACGATGCAGCTCTACAAGGAAGAGAAGATCAACCCGATCGCGGGCTGCTGGCCGGTGCTGCTGCAGATTCCGATCTTCTTTTCGCTCTACAAGGTGATCTATATCACCATCGAGATGCGCCACGCCCCGTTCTTCGGCTGGATCCAGGATCTTTCCGCTCCGGATCCGACCTCGATCGTCAACCTGTTCGGCCTGTTGCCGTTTGCCGCTCCGGCCATCCTGCATCTTGGCGTCTGGCCGCTGATCATGGGCGTCACCATGTTCCTGCAGATGCGCATGAACCCGACGCCGCCGGATCCGACCCAGGCGATGATCTTCAACTGGATGCCGCTGGTGTTCATGTTCATGCTCTCCAGCTTCCCGGCGGGCCTCGTGATCTACTGGGCCTGGAACAACACGCTGTCGGTCATCCAGCAGTCGATCATCATGAAGCGCCATGGTGTGAAGGTGGAACTCTTCGACAATCTCAAGGGCCTCTTCAAACGAAAACCGGCGCCCTCGAAATGA
- the rnpA gene encoding ribonuclease P protein component: MAGELTNERPKKTVGRLKSRPQFLAVREGEKRRGSLFLIEVLDRKLPDAEPRVGFTVTKKHGNAVERNRMRRRLKEAVRLHAGFAMQPGHDYVVVARRDVLTASFEKLTGELVSRIETRPKHRRPETDRSRKV, from the coding sequence ATGGCGGGCGAATTGACGAATGAACGACCCAAAAAGACTGTCGGGCGGCTGAAAAGCCGGCCGCAGTTTCTTGCAGTCCGTGAAGGCGAAAAACGTAGGGGAAGCCTCTTCCTCATCGAAGTGCTGGACCGCAAGCTTCCCGACGCCGAACCTCGCGTTGGTTTTACCGTCACCAAAAAACATGGCAACGCGGTGGAACGAAACCGCATGCGGCGCAGGCTGAAAGAAGCCGTGCGACTTCATGCGGGATTTGCAATGCAGCCCGGACACGACTATGTGGTTGTCGCGCGGCGCGATGTGCTGACCGCATCTTTCGAGAAATTGACGGGCGAGCTCGTCAGCCGCATCGAAACCAGGCCGAAACACCGGCGGCCGGAAACGGACCGCTCCAGGAAAGTATGA
- the rpmH gene encoding 50S ribosomal protein L34, which translates to MKRTYQPSKLVRKRRHGFRARMATKGGRAVLAARRNRGRKRLSA; encoded by the coding sequence ATGAAGCGTACCTATCAACCATCCAAGCTTGTCCGCAAGCGTCGTCACGGTTTCCGTGCGCGCATGGCTACCAAGGGCGGCCGCGCGGTTCTTGCCGCTCGCCGTAACCGCGGCCGCAAGCGTCTTTCGGCCTAA
- a CDS encoding methyl-accepting chemotaxis protein: protein MSLKIRGKINLLVSVMAGAALLIGATALYAVNQYDRQLQAYELASSRAYMGERLNRYVTAVVMESRGIYAANSSKDAKGFADGLMKDLDEIDKVLAAWSPLVPEEQKAEFAKLQDGAREFRTFRTETVRLGLTDSPEAANKQGNNDANRANRKAFQAEIDAVVQTDKAALADVDAEVTEFRQTVLWAVLGMMMAGIGAGAGLGMYIGTAHLSRPIRKVTETIKQVADGNFDIEIPFAGRADEIGEMAAAVDIFKQNGNAVRRMNAEETAMRAKSDDLQSSMSLVVSAAAAGDFSRRIEKDYGDVNLNRFAGNINELLTSVDTGVGEVRRVLASLAEGDLTQTMHGEFHGAFAELQQNVNSTFATLKSTMREVRETTGSINTNTNELRAASDDLSKRTEQQAAALEETSAALDQITAVVQSSTERAQEASVMVTEAKENAAHSGTVVRNAVDAMGRIEQASGEISQIIGVIDEIAFQTNLLALNAGVEAARAGEAGKGFAVVAQEVRELAQRSATAAKDIKALISKSGDEVQVGVKLVQATGEALAAIEARVLKINDHIHSIATAAREQSTGLTEVNKAVNQMDEVTQRNAAMVEETSAATHRLSTEADGLVRLVTRFKVDSGAAPAPVSARTETHRPVASPARRMMGKVASAFTGGGAAAPAAQGWEEF, encoded by the coding sequence ATGTCGTTGAAGATTCGTGGTAAAATCAATCTGCTTGTATCCGTGATGGCTGGTGCCGCGCTTTTGATCGGCGCAACAGCTCTTTACGCGGTCAATCAATATGACCGGCAGCTCCAGGCCTACGAGCTCGCATCGAGCCGTGCCTATATGGGCGAGCGCCTGAACCGCTATGTCACTGCGGTCGTGATGGAATCGCGCGGTATCTATGCGGCCAATTCCAGCAAGGACGCCAAGGGCTTCGCCGATGGATTGATGAAAGACCTTGACGAGATCGACAAGGTGCTTGCCGCCTGGTCGCCTTTGGTCCCCGAGGAGCAGAAAGCCGAATTCGCCAAATTGCAGGATGGCGCCCGGGAATTCCGTACATTCCGCACCGAGACCGTTCGGCTGGGCCTGACGGACAGTCCGGAAGCTGCCAACAAGCAGGGCAACAACGACGCTAATCGGGCCAATCGCAAGGCATTCCAGGCCGAGATCGATGCGGTCGTTCAGACCGATAAGGCGGCGCTTGCCGATGTCGATGCCGAAGTCACGGAATTCCGACAAACGGTCCTGTGGGCCGTGCTTGGCATGATGATGGCAGGAATCGGCGCCGGTGCCGGCCTCGGCATGTATATCGGCACTGCGCACCTGAGCCGGCCGATCCGCAAGGTGACCGAGACCATCAAGCAGGTGGCCGACGGAAATTTCGATATCGAGATCCCCTTTGCCGGACGCGCCGACGAAATCGGCGAGATGGCTGCCGCCGTCGATATTTTCAAGCAGAACGGCAATGCCGTGCGCCGCATGAATGCCGAGGAAACGGCAATGCGCGCCAAGAGCGACGATCTGCAATCCAGCATGTCGCTCGTCGTTTCCGCCGCTGCCGCCGGCGATTTCAGCCGCCGCATCGAAAAGGATTACGGCGACGTCAACCTCAATCGCTTTGCCGGCAACATCAACGAACTCCTGACGAGCGTCGACACCGGTGTCGGCGAGGTCCGTCGCGTCCTTGCAAGCCTTGCCGAAGGCGATCTGACCCAGACCATGCATGGCGAGTTCCACGGCGCCTTCGCCGAACTGCAGCAGAACGTCAACAGCACCTTTGCGACCCTTAAGAGCACCATGCGCGAAGTGCGCGAGACGACTGGCTCCATCAATACCAATACCAACGAACTGCGCGCCGCCAGCGATGACCTCTCGAAGCGCACCGAACAGCAGGCCGCCGCCCTGGAAGAGACCTCGGCGGCGCTCGACCAGATCACCGCCGTCGTGCAAAGCTCGACCGAGCGGGCGCAGGAGGCGAGTGTCATGGTGACGGAAGCCAAGGAGAACGCCGCTCATTCCGGCACTGTGGTTCGCAACGCTGTCGATGCCATGGGCCGCATCGAACAGGCATCCGGAGAGATCAGCCAGATCATCGGCGTCATCGACGAGATTGCCTTCCAGACCAATCTGCTGGCGTTGAATGCCGGCGTGGAGGCCGCCCGTGCCGGCGAGGCAGGCAAGGGCTTCGCCGTCGTCGCCCAGGAAGTGCGTGAACTGGCGCAGCGCTCCGCTACCGCTGCAAAGGACATCAAGGCGCTGATCAGCAAGTCCGGTGATGAGGTGCAGGTCGGCGTCAAGCTGGTGCAGGCAACCGGCGAGGCGCTGGCGGCGATCGAGGCGCGGGTTTTGAAGATCAACGATCATATCCATTCGATCGCGACAGCCGCCCGCGAACAGTCGACCGGTCTGACCGAGGTGAATAAGGCCGTTAACCAGATGGACGAGGTGACGCAGCGCAACGCCGCAATGGTCGAAGAAACCTCAGCCGCCACCCATCGCCTCTCGACCGAGGCCGATGGCCTCGTCCGCCTTGTCACCCGCTTCAAGGTCGATAGCGGCGCTGCCCCAGCACCTGTATCTGCACGCACCGAAACGCATCGTCCCGTTGCATCGCCGGCACGCCGCATGATGGGCAAGGTCGCGAGTGCCTTTACGGGCGGCGGTGCAGCGGCTCCGGCAGCGCAGGGTTGGGAAGAATTCTGA